Genomic DNA from Calditrichota bacterium:
CCTACTGGGATCCATCCGCCCGAGGAACCCTTCTGGGAATTACCCGCGGAACGGGACCCGCCCATATTGTGCGGGCAGCATTGGAGGCACTTGCGTATCAGACCCGGGATGTGATTGAGGAAATGCAGCACGTGGTTGGCGGCCGGCCCTTTAAAAAGCTGGCTGTGGATGGAGGCGCGGCCAAAAATAATTTTCTCATGCAATTTCAGGCAGATATTTTGCCCATGCAGGTGGAACGGCCGGTCGTGACCGAAACCACAGCTTTTGGTGCGGCAGGCCTGGCGGGAATGACCCTCGGTTTTTGGTCGCAAGAGGAATTTCTGACGGTTCGTAAAATTGACCGGACGTTCGATCCGGCCATGGACCGCCAAACCCGGGAAGCCTTTTATCGCAAATGGAAGGAGGCTGTCCGGCGGGCCTTGAATTGGGCCAATGCAGCGGAGGACCGTGCCTCCGGAAATGAAGGGTGACCCAAATCGATTTTGACAGGATAACAGGCCCTGGCTTGGGGGTTGTATCAAAAGTCCTTTTTTGAGAATAAAATGAGTATTTGTTATTGCGAACCAAACGGACTAAAATTGCCCAAAATGTTTTCACTCCGATTTTTTATTGCAACTTTTCCTTAAAATTCTTAAATTGACATCCGTTTTATTGGGACAGATCAAACAAATCCATCTGCGTGAGATCAAATCTGAAGGTATTTTTATGAAGCTGCGACTGAAGATTTTTATCGGATTTTTAATTCTTGCGGTTGTTCTGACCATGGCCGAAATATGGTCCATTTACCAGGTAAACTCCATGCGCCTGTCGGTTCAGGAAACACTGGACGCAAATTACAAGGGGATTCAGGCGGCCCAACGCATGCTCCTTTCATTGAGAAACGAAAACGAGGCTATTTTGCAGCTCTTGCAGGGGAAATGGAAAGAAGGGCGCCGGCGCTTAAGCCTGGCCGATTCGGCTTTTCAGATCGATCTGAGGCGGGTTGAGAAACATAACCAGACAGACGCTAAAAGGACGCTTGTAAATTCCATCAAAAAAAACTACGGTGATTTTCGGTTGCTCTGGGAAAAACCAATTGTTGGTACAAAAAGAGAAAGAAATTTGGACTGGTACGCCCGTCAGGTGATGCCAAAAGAAATAAGGATCGAAGAATCGCTTCATCAAATCATTCGGATCAGCAACCGGGACATGTACAAAACGGGTATAAACTTAAAGAACAATGTTCATCATATCATTATGCCGGGTGTGGTGGCCATGCTGGCTGCCATCATCTATTTGGTTCTCTTCAATTTTTTTATTGATCATTATCTGCTTTCTCCCATTGTCAAAATTACGAAGGGGTTAAAAAATCTCCTGGATCAAAGACGACCCTTTGAGGTTGAAATTGAAACGGATGATGAGGTGGCGGAACTGGCATCGACCATTACGACTCTGGTCTCAAAAATGAACTACGGCGAGATTGAAGAATGAGACTTCACGTCATCTTTCGCTACAACGGGTATGTCCTTCTGTTAAATGCGGCTTTTTTATTTATTTCTGCGGGAATTTCGGCCGCAAACGGCGATGCTGCTCTGATCCCGTTAACCTACAGCGCCCTGTTGGTACTCCTTTTCGGCTTGTTCCCGCTTCTGTTTGTTCCCCCCATTAAGGACATCTCCAATAATGAGGGACTGGCGATTGTGGTGTCCGGCTGGCTGCTCTCATGTCTGGTAGGAACCATCCCCTACATTATTTGGGGAGGGGAATTCAGTTTCATTAACGCCTGGTTTGAAAGCGTTTCGGGCTACACGACGACGGGTTCCTCTATTTTGAATAATATCGAGGCCCTTCCTTTGGGGCTCTTGTTTTGGCGAAATGCCACCCACTGGATCGGTGGAATGGGAATTATTGTGTTTGTACTTTCCGTGTTGCCGTCAATGGGAGCCGCCAGTCGAATACTGTACCGCTCGGAAATGTCACCGGTGGCCATGGAGAATTTTCAGTATCGTACCAAACAAGCACTGAGAATTCTCTTGAGTGTTTACGTAGGGCTAACCGTTCTGGAAACGATCTTCCTCCTCCTGTTTGGGATGAATCTCTTCGATGCCGTAACGCACGCTTTTGCTACCATCGCAACCGGTGGATTTTCTCCCAAAAATACCAGTATCGCTTTTTATCACAGTGTTTCCATTGAGCTGACGATTATTGTTTTTATGGTTCTTTCGGGAACCCACTTTGGATTGCTTTACATGGCCTTTTCGGCTCATCCCAAACCCCTGTGGAAATCGCCTGTTGTTCGGTACTACATAAGTGCCCTTGGCGTGGGTGTTCTGCTTTCCGCCATAAATATTCACGGATCGCATTTTCAGTCCTGGTGGCAGTCTCTGCGATATGCCGCCTTCCAAATCGTGTCAATTGGAACCTCCACAGGATTTGCAACTACCAACACGGCTATCTGGCCGCCTCTTTCCCAGTTGCTGCTGCTTTTTTTCATGATGCAATGTGCCTGTGCCGGATCCACATCCGGTGGAATCAAGGTAGATCGGATCGTGATTTTCAGTAAGGCATTTGTTCGAAGAATCAGGCAATTCCAGCATCCCAAAGCCATTCTCCCCATTCGAATGGGGGAGAAAAAAATCGGGGACGATGCCGTCGCCATGAGTGTTCTTTATATCGCGGTTTATCTGGGCATTCTCTTTGTGGCTACTTTGATTTTAACCGCCCTCGGAATGGATATTATTTCCGCATTCTCAGCATCGGCAACCACAATGGGAGGCGTCGGGCCGGGCCTGGGAACGGTGGGGTCAACATCCAATTTCGCCGCTTTGCCTGCTCTTGGAAAATTAACCCTCACATTAACGATGTTATTGGGGCGTTTGGAGATTTTTGGTTTGATTATTTTCTTTATTCCGAAAACCTGGCGCCACGCGTGAGAATTCGGTTCCTCCCGCAGCCCGATTAAGGAATTGCGGGGGGAATGGCTTTGCAGCAAACAGGTGTGTTCGGGAGGTAAAAATGAATGCTTTTAGCGATCGCATGTGGCTCAGCCTGGAACGAACGGCCCGGTATGTGTTTTGGGCAATTGTGCTGCTGTTACTGTGGCAAATTCTTTCTGCCTATTCCCATTTGCCGGACAAAGTGGTCTCTCATTTTGACATCACCGGAAAACCCAATGGGTGGATGAGTAAACAGGCCTTCCTTCGGCTTGATGTCTTTCTCGTGGGATTTCTGGCGCTTCTTTTTTATTTTTCCGGATTTATTATGAACAAAATTCCAAACACGTTCATCAATCTGCCCAACAAGGCATATTGGCTGGCTCCTGAGAGGCGGGATAAAAGTCTGCGGGTCATCAACAGCTTTCTTTTGTGGTTTGGAAACGCCACCCTGATTTTTATCTTTGTCCTGCTGCAGGATGTGATTGACTACAATTTGAATCCTCAAAACTATTCTGCAGGCATGAACGCCTGGACGCCGGCCCTTCTCTACCTCCTCTTCATTTTTCTCTGGACGGCGGGTTTATTTTTGAGATTTCGACGTCCCCAAAACAAAAAAGGTCTGTAGGAAATTCAGGATGGTATTGCTGTGCAGTTTAAACGTGGGTCTTAAAACACAATGTTCAGGTTCTGTGGAACGTGCCGGGGGCGTATGAACCGAAAATCGGGAGGAAAAGATGAGTGAAACTATTCGTGTAATGCGCAAGGATGAAATCTGCTGGCTCACCCTGAACCGCCCGGAAGTAAAGAATGCGGTGGATGCCCAGACTATGATTCGGCTGCGTGAAGAAATTGAAGCCTCCGAAAAAGACGGGTCCCGCGTGATTGTAATCTCTGGTAGTGAGGGGGCCTTTTCCAGCGGCGCCGATATTAAGGCCGCATTCGCTGCAAACGTATCCCCGGAAGATGCCTACCGGATTATGATGGACGCCTACTCCCCCGCGCTTCTGGCGATTAAAAACAGCCCGCTGCCCGTTCTTGCGGCAATTGACGGCATTGCCGCCGGAATTGGGCTGAATTTGGCACTGATGTGCGATTTACGTGTGGCCTCGGAACGGGCACAATTTTCCGAAATATTCATTCACGTGGGGCTCATTCCGGATGGTGGCGGGACCTACACCCTGCCGCGGATTGTGGGGCTGGGCCGCGCAATGGAATTGGCCATGCTCGGCGAAACCCTGAATGCTGCCAGAGCGCTTGAAATGGGGCTTATCAACCGGATTTATCCCAATGCCCAGTTCCAAGAATCCGTGGAAGAATTGGCCAGACAGCTAACCCGACAGGCCCCTCTGGCGCTCGCCCGGATGAAACGTGCCTTTTGGTCGGGATGGGAGGGTTCCTTTGAAGATGCCCTTGTGCGGGAGGCAGAGCTGCAGCGGGAGATTTTTTTGAGCGAAGACGGTTTTGAGGGATTCCGGGCCTTTCTGGAAAAGCGCCCGCCCAAATGGAAAACCCGGTAGGCGGGAAGAATTGGTAAATTATTAAAGCGATTCCCAATTTGCCGGAGGGTCTTTCTGTTGTTGTGGAAAAATAAGGTTTCATAGAAAGGGAGGATACCATGTTTACAAAAGACACGTTGAAAGGAAAATCCATTCTGATTACCGGTGGCGGCAGCGGCCTGGGATTGTCGATGGCCAGGCGATTTGCAGAGCTGGGCGCGAATGTGGCCATTTGCGGACGCACCGAACAGAAGCTGCTGGATGCGGCCGTAGAACTGAAGAAATTTGGGACAAAAATTCTCACGCACGTGGTGGATGTTCGGGATTACAAGGCCGTGGGTGAGATGGTTGAGCGGCTGGTGGGCGAATTTGGCGTTCTCAACGGTTTGGTAAACAATGCTGCGGGCAATTTTTACGCGCCTTCGGAAGACCTCTCGCCTCAGGGGTTTAAAGCTGTGGTGGATATTGTACTGCACGGAACGTTCAATTGCAGCCAGCATTTTGGCCGTCATTTAATCGGTGCCAAAGAAAAGGGGACCATTTTGAACATCGTCACAACCTACACGCAGTTTGGTTCGGCCTTTGTCCTGCCTTCAGCCGCAGCAAAAGCAGGTGTGGAAGCCATGACCAAAACCCTGGCTTTTGAATGGGCCACGTACGGTATTCGTGTAAATGCGATTGCCCCCGGGCCGTTTCCCACCAAAGGGGCCTGGGCGCGCCTTATGCCCGATCCGAAATTGGAAGAAATTTATCTGAAGCGAATCCCAACGGGCCGGTACGGTGAGCATATTGAACTGGCCAATTTGGCTGTTTTTTTGATGTCCGATTTGGCGCCGTATCTTACCGGTGAAACGGTAACTATTGACGGAGGGGAACATTTGCAGGCGGGACAGTTTAATTTTCTGGCACAACTGATGCCAAGAGACGAGTTGAAGAAGATGTTTGCCGCCTTGCGAAAGAAGCGCTAACGGATATTGATCAGCCAGCGGATGAGTCCGAAGAGGATGAGAAACGCTCCCTCCCAGCGGGAAAGCTTCCAGCGGGTGCGCATAAAGAATAAGAGCAGAACGATCATCCCAAGCATCAGATAGAGGTT
This window encodes:
- a CDS encoding 2-(1,2-epoxy-1,2-dihydrophenyl)acetyl-CoA isomerase, with amino-acid sequence MSETIRVMRKDEICWLTLNRPEVKNAVDAQTMIRLREEIEASEKDGSRVIVISGSEGAFSSGADIKAAFAANVSPEDAYRIMMDAYSPALLAIKNSPLPVLAAIDGIAAGIGLNLALMCDLRVASERAQFSEIFIHVGLIPDGGGTYTLPRIVGLGRAMELAMLGETLNAARALEMGLINRIYPNAQFQESVEELARQLTRQAPLALARMKRAFWSGWEGSFEDALVREAELQREIFLSEDGFEGFRAFLEKRPPKWKTR
- a CDS encoding TrkH family potassium uptake protein, with translation MRLHVIFRYNGYVLLLNAAFLFISAGISAANGDAALIPLTYSALLVLLFGLFPLLFVPPIKDISNNEGLAIVVSGWLLSCLVGTIPYIIWGGEFSFINAWFESVSGYTTTGSSILNNIEALPLGLLFWRNATHWIGGMGIIVFVLSVLPSMGAASRILYRSEMSPVAMENFQYRTKQALRILLSVYVGLTVLETIFLLLFGMNLFDAVTHAFATIATGGFSPKNTSIAFYHSVSIELTIIVFMVLSGTHFGLLYMAFSAHPKPLWKSPVVRYYISALGVGVLLSAINIHGSHFQSWWQSLRYAAFQIVSIGTSTGFATTNTAIWPPLSQLLLLFFMMQCACAGSTSGGIKVDRIVIFSKAFVRRIRQFQHPKAILPIRMGEKKIGDDAVAMSVLYIAVYLGILFVATLILTALGMDIISAFSASATTMGGVGPGLGTVGSTSNFAALPALGKLTLTLTMLLGRLEIFGLIIFFIPKTWRHA
- a CDS encoding SDR family oxidoreductase; the protein is MFTKDTLKGKSILITGGGSGLGLSMARRFAELGANVAICGRTEQKLLDAAVELKKFGTKILTHVVDVRDYKAVGEMVERLVGEFGVLNGLVNNAAGNFYAPSEDLSPQGFKAVVDIVLHGTFNCSQHFGRHLIGAKEKGTILNIVTTYTQFGSAFVLPSAAAKAGVEAMTKTLAFEWATYGIRVNAIAPGPFPTKGAWARLMPDPKLEEIYLKRIPTGRYGEHIELANLAVFLMSDLAPYLTGETVTIDGGEHLQAGQFNFLAQLMPRDELKKMFAALRKKR
- a CDS encoding DUF1648 domain-containing protein; protein product: MNAFSDRMWLSLERTARYVFWAIVLLLLWQILSAYSHLPDKVVSHFDITGKPNGWMSKQAFLRLDVFLVGFLALLFYFSGFIMNKIPNTFINLPNKAYWLAPERRDKSLRVINSFLLWFGNATLIFIFVLLQDVIDYNLNPQNYSAGMNAWTPALLYLLFIFLWTAGLFLRFRRPQNKKGL